The Pseudodesulfovibrio sediminis genome includes the window GAATTCCAAGGACGAACTGTTTCTCCAGATCGTTGAGCAGAAGTTCAAGCAGTACCGCGCCACCCGTCATGACAGGATACGCGAGGCCGAGAATCTGGAGCAGGCCATGCACATCATCTGGGATTTTCTGGAGACCATCGTGTCCGACAAGGACTGGTCTGCCATCTTCCTAGAATTCACGGTCTATTCCGCTACCAACGAATCCCTGCGCAAGATCTTGAACCAGTCCGACTACCGCCTGTCCAACAAGGTGTTTGCCGATCTGGTCCGCGACCACCTGGAGACGGATTTTCCGCCGGAAAAAATCGGCGCGCTGAACACGGCGTTATTCGAAGGCTACCTCATTCACAGCGCGCTGGGCACGCAGGTGCTCTCCTTTACCGATGTGCGCAA containing:
- a CDS encoding TetR/AcrR family transcriptional regulator yields the protein MAKKQQEKSQQTMNELMASAIELFGSKGFSSTSVAEITDNAGYAKGSFYRHWNSKDELFLQIVEQKFKQYRATRHDRIREAENLEQAMHIIWDFLETIVSDKDWSAIFLEFTVYSATNESLRKILNQSDYRLSNKVFADLVRDHLETDFPPEKIGALNTALFEGYLIHSALGTQVLSFTDVRKTAVAMALHNGTRQD